The following are from one region of the Gemmatimonas sp. genome:
- a CDS encoding AAA family ATPase: MYSRRLEALLAAARKSVLLLGPRQVGKSTLMRALHPTLEINLAHEATYLEFARNPLELESRLDALPAPKKAGAMRTIFIDEIQRSPSLLNTIQSLLDRPQQGLRFLLTGSSARKLRRGEANLLPGRLHAYRMGPLTSAEMDYDVPTGTALMHGTLPGVLAESNVRDREKTLRSYAAIYLREEVQAENLTRSLEGFARFLTVIGEWAGSHLDLAKIATAAQVSRMSAGRWLDVLEDTLLVHRVDAFAKSATRRLVQHPKVFFFDVGVLNGLLGNFVASPDRIGRLFEHLVYTQLVHSAAAFDDDARVSTFRTEHGAEVDFIVERGSDLFAIEVKASRTVAPSDLGGLARFADYYGKPHRRMVWYLGKEPKRLGDVDVLPWQQGLRALGW; the protein is encoded by the coding sequence ATGTATTCCCGCCGACTGGAAGCCCTCCTCGCCGCGGCCCGCAAGAGCGTGCTGTTGCTTGGGCCACGACAGGTCGGGAAGTCCACGCTCATGCGCGCGCTGCACCCGACGCTCGAAATCAACCTCGCGCACGAGGCCACGTATCTCGAGTTCGCGCGGAATCCGCTCGAACTCGAATCGCGCCTCGACGCGCTGCCCGCGCCCAAGAAAGCAGGCGCCATGCGCACCATCTTCATCGATGAAATCCAGCGCAGTCCGAGTCTGCTCAACACCATTCAGTCGTTGCTCGACCGACCGCAGCAAGGCCTGCGCTTCCTCCTCACGGGTTCGAGCGCACGGAAGCTCCGTCGTGGCGAAGCCAATCTGTTGCCGGGTCGGCTGCACGCGTATCGCATGGGACCATTGACCAGCGCCGAGATGGACTACGACGTCCCGACCGGCACGGCCCTCATGCATGGCACGCTACCAGGGGTGCTCGCGGAGTCGAACGTACGCGACCGCGAAAAGACGCTGCGCAGTTACGCGGCCATCTATCTGCGCGAGGAAGTCCAAGCCGAGAATCTGACGCGCAGTCTCGAAGGGTTTGCCCGGTTCCTCACCGTGATCGGGGAATGGGCGGGGTCGCACCTGGACCTGGCCAAGATCGCCACGGCCGCCCAGGTCAGTCGCATGTCGGCTGGACGCTGGCTTGACGTATTGGAGGACACGCTGCTGGTGCATCGCGTCGACGCGTTTGCCAAGAGCGCCACCCGCCGTCTGGTGCAGCATCCCAAGGTGTTCTTCTTCGACGTCGGCGTCCTCAATGGGCTGCTCGGGAACTTCGTGGCCTCGCCCGATCGCATCGGCCGTCTGTTCGAACACCTGGTGTACACACAGCTGGTGCACAGCGCCGCGGCGTTCGACGACGACGCGCGGGTCTCCACCTTTCGCACCGAGCATGGCGCGGAGGTGGATTTCATCGTCGAGCGCGGGAGCGACCTGTTCGCCATCGAGGTCAAAGCCTCACGCACCGTAGCGCCGTCGGATCTGGGTGGATTGGCGCGCTTTGCCGACTACTACGGCAAGCCGCATCGGCGCATGGTGTGGTACCTTGGCAAGGAGCCCAAGCGCCTGGGAGACGTGGACGTCTTGCCGTGGCAACAGGGCCTCAGGGCTCTCGGATGGTAA
- a CDS encoding protein kinase has protein sequence MSNVRDELQAALGPGYTLERELGGGGMSRVFVAQEHALGRDVVVKVLSPERAAALSAERFTREIKLAAALQEPHIVPVLVAGTTSDGLPYYTMPFVRGDSLRARMVAGAVPMPEALGILRNIAQALAYAHERGIVHRDIKPENVLLSRGTAVVTDFGIAKALSASSTKAEGNTLTSLGTSIGTPAYMAPEQALGDVNTDARADLYAWGVVAYELLSGAHPFAARSTPQAMVAAHISEAPPTFDAARLGVIRDVAALVMQCLEKDPSQRPPSADVLLARLASVTSGSVEQAAAPSRRRAPLVAAGVVVAALAIGGWALLRPRATESSASRSGTETGPVATDSASPVRSLVVLPFESVGGDTANAYFAEGMADELSNALGKVPGLQLAGRSSAAAFRGKQKSAQEIGAALNVGGVLEGTVRRAGGKVRVSTQLTNARTGLVLWNDSFERDARDVFAVQDDIAQAIVRELEVTLAGGAAPAARAARGTSDLEAYDLYQRGMYFYQRRGPGVSRALDYMQQAVAKDPQFADAQAVLGLIWLQMGLYTNTPLRDALPQALAAGKRAVRLDSNSANAWIALGVAHTYAYQWRDADAALRRALRLNPQSVLAHFYLSRLLLSIGRVDDAVGEIQKATTLDPVNFPSVVISAITLSVAGRQVEAIAAAERAWELDSTSTVAQSLSVLAMLRGGRKADALRLAEATLRLARDTVDATAAAYVIGATGDTARVSAMARALASRTKDHPRLNYSLARAWLGARDSAQALSALERAIARQEPIIALIPFSDASYDPIRATPRFAAIVRSLGLDVALFTSPSGGRPR, from the coding sequence ATGAGTAACGTCCGCGACGAGTTGCAAGCAGCGCTTGGGCCCGGCTACACCCTCGAGCGCGAGCTCGGTGGCGGCGGCATGTCGCGCGTGTTCGTGGCGCAGGAGCATGCACTGGGGCGCGACGTGGTGGTGAAGGTGCTCTCCCCCGAGCGCGCCGCCGCGTTGAGCGCCGAGCGATTTACGCGTGAGATCAAGCTCGCCGCGGCACTGCAGGAGCCGCACATCGTGCCGGTGCTCGTGGCGGGCACCACGAGTGACGGGCTGCCGTACTACACGATGCCCTTCGTGCGCGGCGACTCGTTGCGCGCGCGAATGGTGGCGGGCGCCGTGCCGATGCCAGAGGCGCTCGGCATTCTCCGCAACATCGCGCAAGCGCTGGCCTATGCGCACGAGCGCGGCATCGTGCATCGCGACATCAAGCCGGAGAACGTGCTGCTGTCGCGCGGCACCGCGGTGGTCACCGATTTCGGGATTGCGAAAGCGCTCTCGGCCTCGAGCACCAAGGCCGAGGGCAACACGCTCACGTCGTTGGGTACGTCCATTGGCACGCCGGCCTACATGGCGCCGGAGCAGGCGCTGGGCGATGTCAACACCGATGCACGGGCTGATCTCTATGCGTGGGGCGTGGTGGCGTACGAGCTCCTGTCGGGCGCGCATCCGTTTGCCGCGCGGAGCACGCCGCAGGCGATGGTGGCGGCGCACATCAGCGAAGCCCCGCCTACTTTTGACGCGGCCCGGTTGGGTGTAATTCGGGACGTGGCCGCACTGGTGATGCAGTGTCTGGAGAAGGACCCCTCGCAGCGTCCGCCGAGTGCGGATGTGCTGCTCGCTCGATTAGCCAGTGTGACCTCGGGCAGCGTCGAGCAAGCGGCGGCGCCGAGTCGGCGGCGCGCGCCACTTGTGGCGGCGGGCGTTGTGGTGGCCGCACTGGCTATCGGTGGCTGGGCTCTGCTTCGCCCGCGGGCTACGGAATCGAGCGCGTCGCGCAGCGGCACGGAAACAGGCCCCGTTGCGACCGACAGCGCATCGCCGGTGCGCTCGCTCGTGGTGCTGCCTTTCGAAAGCGTGGGTGGCGACACCGCCAACGCGTACTTCGCCGAGGGCATGGCGGATGAACTCTCGAACGCGCTGGGTAAAGTGCCCGGCCTGCAACTCGCCGGACGCAGTTCCGCCGCGGCGTTTCGCGGCAAGCAGAAGTCGGCGCAGGAGATCGGCGCCGCGCTGAATGTAGGCGGCGTGCTCGAAGGCACCGTGCGCCGCGCCGGCGGGAAGGTGCGCGTGTCCACGCAGCTCACCAACGCGCGTACAGGGTTGGTACTTTGGAACGACAGCTTCGAGCGCGATGCCCGAGACGTGTTCGCGGTGCAGGACGATATCGCGCAGGCGATCGTGCGCGAGTTGGAGGTCACGCTGGCGGGCGGTGCCGCGCCTGCAGCCAGGGCGGCCCGCGGCACCAGTGATCTCGAGGCGTACGATCTGTACCAGCGGGGCATGTATTTCTATCAGCGGCGTGGTCCGGGCGTGAGTCGCGCGCTCGACTACATGCAGCAAGCGGTGGCGAAGGATCCGCAGTTCGCCGATGCGCAGGCCGTGCTGGGACTGATCTGGCTCCAAATGGGGCTCTATACCAACACGCCCCTGCGCGATGCGCTTCCGCAGGCGCTGGCGGCGGGCAAGCGGGCGGTCCGTCTCGACTCCAACTCGGCCAATGCCTGGATTGCGCTCGGCGTGGCGCATACGTACGCGTATCAGTGGCGCGACGCGGACGCGGCGTTGCGGCGCGCGCTGCGTCTGAATCCGCAGAGTGTGCTGGCGCACTTTTACCTCTCCCGACTGCTGCTCTCGATCGGTCGCGTGGACGATGCGGTCGGTGAGATACAAAAGGCGACGACCCTCGATCCGGTCAATTTTCCGAGTGTCGTGATCTCCGCGATCACGCTCTCGGTTGCCGGTCGGCAGGTCGAAGCGATCGCGGCCGCCGAACGCGCCTGGGAATTGGACTCCACGAGTACGGTGGCACAGTCGCTGTCCGTGCTCGCCATGCTACGAGGTGGTCGGAAGGCCGATGCGCTCCGTCTGGCCGAGGCGACGCTGCGACTGGCGCGCGACACCGTGGATGCGACCGCCGCGGCTTACGTCATCGGGGCGACGGGCGACACGGCACGGGTCAGCGCCATGGCACGCGCGCTGGCCAGCCGCACGAAGGACCATCCACGCCTCAACTATTCGCTCGCGCGCGCATGGCTGGGCGCGCGCGATTCGGCACAGGCGCTCTCGGCACTCGAGCGGGCCATCGCGCGCCAAGAACCGATCATTGCGCTCATCCCCTTCTCTGATGCGAGCTACGATCCGATCCGCGCCACCCCGCGTTTCGCCGCCATCGTGCGCTCGCTCGGCCTGGACGTGGCGCTGTTCACGTCGCCCAGCGGGGGGCGGCCGCGGTGA
- a CDS encoding type II toxin-antitoxin system VapC family toxin has protein sequence MIIDSSALVAIVLQEPEAERLLQRMREASSLAIGAATLLETGIVLSARLRDDARGLLARVLQESGITVVDVTEAHFGVAMGAWLRYGKGRHPAALNFGDCLSYAISVVAGAPLLCVGDDFPQTDCVLA, from the coding sequence GTGATCATCGATAGCTCGGCATTGGTCGCCATCGTGCTGCAGGAGCCTGAGGCCGAACGATTACTGCAGCGCATGCGCGAAGCGTCGTCGCTCGCGATCGGTGCGGCCACTCTCCTCGAAACCGGCATCGTCTTGTCCGCCCGATTGCGTGATGACGCGCGGGGGCTGTTGGCGCGTGTGCTGCAGGAAAGCGGCATTACCGTCGTTGACGTGACCGAAGCGCACTTCGGCGTGGCGATGGGCGCGTGGTTGCGCTACGGCAAGGGCAGACATCCCGCGGCACTCAACTTCGGCGACTGCTTGTCGTACGCGATCTCGGTGGTGGCCGGCGCGCCGCTGCTCTGCGTGGGTGACGACTTCCCGCAGACGGACTGCGTGCTCGCATGA
- a CDS encoding serine hydrolase domain-containing protein, translating to MRSAATRHALAAVVLLASARPASAQMALSDSIRIGINRVFATWTDAEGPGCALGVSRDGTLVFQNGYGMANLETGAPITPATIFHVASISKQFTAAAMLLLEKDGSLSLDDDARKYLPELPDYGHRITIRHLLTHTSGLRDQWDLLAMARGRFDENRITEADVLEIVPRQQALNFVPGTEYLYSNTGFTLAGTIVRRVSGGPLRAFAQQRVFGPLGMTQSHFHDDYTMLVKGRAAAYARGGDGQWHVSIPNFDTYGATSLYTTVGDLLKWTANATTPVVGDAQMTQRMWTSATLANGDTSGYGLGITREVYRGATVVGHGGADAGYRAHIATFPAQRLSIAVLCNAASAVPSALMRGVADVMLRDQLAPVSEPVRALVTPSAKTLARMAAVWVDSVTGAPTFITRRGDSLVVGRVTGPALVALSDTTFWVTGQPVEFMVTPNGLVRRTLSWPTRTPTVLTRRAVAQSSRAALEQLAGSYYSEELGATYVVTATDSTIRLNTRWAIERELRPAYGDTFIGDFQVAFTRGRNAAVNGMLMSSGRVRNVRFVKSTR from the coding sequence ATGCGCTCCGCCGCCACCCGCCACGCCCTTGCTGCCGTCGTGTTGTTGGCGTCGGCACGCCCCGCCTCTGCGCAGATGGCGCTCAGCGACAGTATCCGCATCGGGATCAATCGGGTGTTTGCCACGTGGACGGATGCCGAGGGCCCCGGTTGCGCGCTGGGCGTGAGTCGCGATGGAACGCTGGTGTTTCAGAACGGCTATGGCATGGCCAACCTGGAAACCGGCGCACCGATCACGCCGGCCACCATCTTCCATGTGGCGTCCATCTCCAAGCAGTTCACGGCGGCGGCTATGCTGCTGCTCGAGAAAGACGGCTCGCTGTCGCTGGACGATGACGCCCGAAAGTACCTGCCGGAGCTGCCGGACTACGGGCACCGTATCACGATCCGGCATCTCCTCACGCACACGAGCGGCCTGCGCGATCAATGGGATCTGCTGGCTATGGCGCGTGGTCGGTTTGATGAGAATCGCATCACCGAAGCCGACGTGTTGGAGATCGTGCCGAGGCAACAGGCGCTCAACTTCGTGCCCGGTACCGAGTACCTGTACAGCAACACCGGCTTCACCCTCGCCGGCACGATCGTGCGGCGCGTCAGTGGCGGGCCGCTGCGCGCCTTTGCCCAGCAACGCGTATTTGGTCCGCTCGGCATGACGCAGTCTCACTTTCACGACGACTACACCATGCTGGTGAAAGGCCGGGCGGCCGCCTATGCACGCGGCGGCGACGGCCAGTGGCATGTGAGTATTCCGAACTTCGACACCTACGGCGCCACGAGCCTGTACACCACCGTGGGCGATTTGCTGAAGTGGACCGCGAACGCCACCACGCCGGTGGTTGGCGACGCGCAGATGACGCAGCGCATGTGGACGAGCGCCACGCTGGCCAATGGTGACACGAGCGGCTACGGGCTCGGGATCACGCGTGAGGTGTATCGCGGCGCCACGGTCGTCGGCCATGGTGGCGCTGACGCAGGGTATCGCGCGCACATCGCCACGTTTCCCGCGCAGCGTCTCTCGATCGCCGTGCTGTGCAACGCCGCGTCCGCCGTGCCGTCGGCGCTCATGCGCGGAGTCGCGGACGTCATGCTCCGTGATCAACTCGCACCAGTATCGGAGCCGGTGCGTGCGCTCGTAACGCCGTCGGCGAAAACGCTGGCGCGCATGGCCGCAGTGTGGGTCGATTCCGTAACCGGTGCGCCGACGTTCATCACACGCCGTGGTGACTCGCTGGTTGTCGGGCGCGTGACCGGACCGGCGCTGGTCGCGCTGAGCGACACGACGTTTTGGGTCACCGGACAGCCCGTCGAGTTCATGGTGACGCCGAACGGGTTAGTGCGCCGGACGTTGTCGTGGCCGACGCGCACCCCGACCGTCCTCACACGCCGTGCCGTCGCGCAGTCGTCACGTGCGGCGCTCGAGCAGCTGGCCGGCAGCTATTACAGCGAAGAACTCGGGGCGACGTACGTCGTTACCGCCACGGACAGCACCATCCGGCTCAACACGCGCTGGGCGATCGAGCGGGAACTGCGCCCGGCGTATGGCGACACGTTCATCGGGGACTTTCAGGTCGCCTTTACGCGCGGACGTAACGCGGCCGTGAATGGCATGCTCATGAGCAGCGGGCGCGTACGGAACGTGCGCTTCGTCAAGTCCACGCGGTAA
- a CDS encoding CopG family transcriptional regulator, with product MELSKKTTILFSPEAHERLTALAARRGTSLGELVREACAAQYGLVDTDTRVAAVAALSALSLPVASPRDMKHESVPAAQALMSRPRPRPRTER from the coding sequence ATGGAGCTTTCCAAGAAAACCACGATTCTCTTCTCGCCCGAAGCGCACGAGCGACTGACCGCGCTCGCGGCGCGACGTGGCACCAGCTTGGGCGAGCTGGTGCGCGAGGCGTGCGCCGCACAATACGGCTTGGTCGATACCGATACGCGGGTCGCGGCCGTCGCGGCGTTGTCGGCCTTGTCGCTGCCCGTGGCGTCGCCGCGCGACATGAAACACGAATCCGTGCCCGCCGCCCAGGCGCTCATGTCACGCCCGCGTCCGCGTCCGCGCACCGAACGCTAG
- a CDS encoding FlgO family outer membrane protein, whose translation MTDLRAQLQATLGPGYTLERELGGGGMSRVFVARENALGRDVVVKVLAPELSAGVSAERFTREIATAARLQQANIVPVLAAGTAGGVPYYTMPFVTGESLRALMANGTPCSPADALNVLRDVARALAYAHGQSVIHRDIKPDNILLSAGTAVVTDFGIAKAISASRTMEGAAPASKDGTLTQVGSSIGTPAYMAPEQAVGDTIDHRADLYAWGVVAYELLSGTHPFAGKTGSAQWVAAHVAEVPRDLREHMPGIAPDLAAIVMQCLAKNPADRPASATALLTRLGSITLGAIHASTIHAGAISESRAATTAHARSGWRIGLAAVAGLAALAAVVFWMSRAPRDGVASAANVTTSIAVLPFADLSPDRSSAYLGDGVAETLITALSKVPGLTVSARTSAFSVRDKQNDLQAIGKLLGVSAVLTGSIQHAGDQLRITARAVRIANDSILWSQSFDRPAADIFAVQDEVARAVVSAMRLTLSAVPDSSRNVGGTANVAAYEAYLLGRYYWNLRTTAGMIEATAAFKKAIAADSNYARAWSGLADTYVLSVPGEYSVPGVTSDSILPLAEAAARRAIALAPTLGEAYASLGETLEKRERDAEALAAFERAIALSPAYATGHQWYSYALMANRRFDDGVREMEAAHRLDPLAHVITLSLAIAYDGQDRPEDAAPLYAQGLAQQPQAWYAWRFRFSHELARGRFDEAAVVLRTALKDPATDKYAVLARLAPLWANPATREMATDSLIARGPAFAAVPLARFMRSDSVVVAVMERAARDPEQIEVRFAWGMYAYLGPRLRGDPRLQPVFRTLGYPEVAGASSTPPE comes from the coding sequence GTGACCGACCTCCGCGCGCAGCTTCAAGCCACCCTTGGGCCCGGCTACACCCTCGAGCGCGAGCTAGGTGGCGGTGGTATGTCGCGCGTCTTCGTGGCGCGCGAGAATGCGTTGGGGCGTGACGTCGTGGTAAAGGTGCTGGCCCCTGAGTTGTCGGCCGGCGTGAGCGCCGAGCGCTTCACGCGCGAGATCGCGACGGCGGCGCGGCTGCAGCAGGCGAACATCGTGCCGGTGCTCGCGGCCGGTACGGCGGGCGGGGTGCCGTATTATACGATGCCGTTCGTGACCGGCGAATCGCTGCGCGCGCTGATGGCGAATGGCACGCCGTGCTCACCCGCCGATGCGCTGAACGTGTTGCGCGACGTCGCGCGAGCGCTGGCGTACGCGCATGGCCAAAGCGTGATTCACCGCGACATCAAGCCGGACAACATCCTGCTGTCGGCCGGCACGGCGGTCGTCACCGACTTCGGCATTGCGAAGGCCATCAGTGCATCGCGCACGATGGAGGGCGCCGCGCCCGCGTCAAAAGACGGTACGCTCACGCAGGTCGGTAGCAGCATCGGCACGCCGGCGTACATGGCGCCGGAGCAGGCGGTGGGCGACACCATCGACCATCGCGCTGACCTGTACGCGTGGGGCGTGGTCGCGTACGAGCTGCTGTCGGGTACGCATCCGTTCGCGGGGAAGACCGGCAGTGCGCAGTGGGTCGCGGCGCATGTGGCCGAGGTGCCGCGCGACCTGCGCGAGCACATGCCTGGTATCGCGCCCGATCTTGCTGCCATCGTGATGCAGTGTCTGGCCAAGAATCCGGCCGACCGACCGGCGAGTGCCACCGCGCTGTTGACGCGCCTTGGCAGCATCACTCTCGGCGCGATTCACGCTAGCACGATCCACGCTGGTGCAATCAGCGAGTCGCGTGCGGCGACCACCGCGCATGCGCGGTCCGGCTGGCGAATCGGCCTCGCCGCCGTGGCGGGCCTCGCTGCACTGGCTGCGGTGGTGTTCTGGATGTCACGTGCCCCTCGTGACGGCGTCGCCTCCGCCGCCAACGTCACGACCTCCATCGCCGTGCTCCCCTTCGCCGACCTCAGCCCTGACCGGTCCAGCGCATATCTGGGGGATGGCGTCGCCGAAACGCTCATCACCGCACTGTCGAAGGTGCCCGGTCTCACGGTCTCGGCTCGCACGTCCGCGTTCTCCGTGCGCGACAAGCAGAACGACCTCCAGGCCATCGGCAAGCTGCTCGGCGTGTCGGCGGTGTTGACCGGCAGCATCCAGCACGCCGGCGATCAGCTGCGCATTACGGCCCGCGCGGTGCGCATCGCGAATGATTCCATTCTCTGGTCGCAGAGTTTTGATCGGCCCGCCGCGGATATCTTCGCGGTTCAGGATGAAGTGGCGCGGGCGGTCGTCTCCGCCATGCGTCTTACGCTTTCCGCGGTGCCGGACTCGTCGCGCAATGTCGGGGGCACCGCGAACGTTGCCGCGTACGAGGCGTACCTGCTGGGCCGCTACTACTGGAACTTGCGCACCACTGCCGGGATGATCGAAGCGACAGCGGCCTTCAAGAAGGCCATCGCGGCCGACTCCAACTACGCGCGTGCGTGGTCAGGCTTGGCCGATACGTATGTGCTATCGGTGCCCGGCGAATACAGCGTGCCCGGCGTGACGAGCGATTCCATACTCCCGCTGGCAGAAGCCGCCGCTCGACGGGCCATCGCGTTGGCGCCGACGCTCGGCGAGGCGTACGCCTCACTCGGGGAGACGCTCGAGAAGCGCGAACGGGACGCGGAGGCGCTTGCGGCCTTCGAGCGCGCGATCGCGCTCAGCCCCGCGTATGCCACGGGGCATCAGTGGTACAGTTACGCCCTGATGGCGAATCGTCGATTTGATGACGGTGTGCGGGAAATGGAAGCGGCGCATCGGCTCGATCCGCTCGCGCACGTGATCACCCTCTCCCTGGCCATCGCCTATGACGGTCAGGATCGTCCGGAAGACGCCGCACCGCTGTACGCGCAGGGGTTGGCGCAGCAGCCGCAGGCGTGGTACGCCTGGCGCTTTCGGTTCAGTCACGAGCTCGCGCGCGGGCGCTTTGACGAAGCCGCCGTGGTCTTGCGCACGGCGCTCAAGGATCCGGCCACCGACAAGTACGCCGTACTCGCGCGATTAGCCCCGCTTTGGGCCAACCCCGCCACACGCGAGATGGCGACTGACTCGTTGATCGCGCGCGGCCCAGCCTTCGCCGCTGTTCCGCTCGCGCGGTTCATGCGGAGCGACAGCGTCGTGGTTGCCGTCATGGAACGCGCCGCGCGGGACCCGGAGCAAATCGAGGTACGCTTCGCGTGGGGCATGTACGCCTACCTCGGCCCCCGGCTGCGCGGAGACCCTCGCCTGCAACCGGTGTTCAGGACGCTGGGGTACCCCGAGGTGGCGGGTGCGTCGAGCACCCCTCCGGAGTGA
- a CDS encoding type II toxin-antitoxin system VapC family toxin, translated as MILIDANILMYAAGAAHPHKAPSARLLERVARGDVAATINAETLQEILHRYRAIKRWTDGRQVYDLARQLFPSVVPISVEMLDRARELLDHHPALMARDALQAAVVLHEGLEAICSYDRDFDVIPSLVRIEP; from the coding sequence ATGATATTGATCGACGCCAACATCCTGATGTACGCGGCCGGCGCGGCGCATCCGCATAAGGCGCCCAGCGCGCGACTGCTGGAGCGCGTCGCGCGCGGCGACGTCGCGGCCACGATCAACGCGGAAACACTGCAGGAAATTCTGCACCGGTATCGCGCGATCAAACGGTGGACGGACGGACGGCAGGTTTACGATCTCGCGCGGCAACTGTTCCCGAGCGTCGTGCCCATCTCGGTGGAAATGCTCGATCGCGCCCGCGAGCTGCTGGACCACCATCCCGCGCTGATGGCGCGCGACGCGCTCCAGGCGGCGGTGGTGCTGCACGAGGGACTCGAGGCGATCTGCAGCTATGATCGCGACTTCGATGTCATCCCGAGCCTGGTGCGGATCGAACCGTGA
- a CDS encoding type II toxin-antitoxin system VapB family antitoxin gives MAVNIKNERVERLLDEVAALTGETKTEAIRRSLEERRDRLARSSGHLHPADRLRRLLEREIWPAIPASVRGTRLSKAEEEQILGYGPDGA, from the coding sequence ATGGCCGTCAATATCAAGAACGAGCGGGTCGAACGGCTTCTCGACGAGGTGGCCGCGCTGACTGGCGAGACCAAGACGGAGGCGATCCGCCGGTCGCTCGAGGAACGGCGTGATCGTCTCGCCCGGAGCAGTGGGCATCTCCATCCTGCCGACCGCCTCCGTCGACTGCTGGAACGCGAGATTTGGCCCGCCATTCCCGCATCCGTGCGTGGCACGCGGCTGAGCAAAGCGGAGGAGGAGCAGATCCTCGGCTACGGACCCGACGGCGCGTGA